The genomic interval TAACCCGCCCAAGTAAAAGTTCCAGTTTCAtccatgctatatatatagcatatggTCGCATGGACCATGATCACCATTCCTTTAGTCCTTCctcttttcttattcttcttctccttctttatatattttcctagttatttaaggaaaatattaaatatacttaagaaaaatttataaaaaacttacttctctatatgtcagttattgatacattaaaaatcataaaatttaaaatttaaaatttaaatttcaaaagaaaactaacaaaatgaatcttaaataaaaatgtaagtaAACCTTTAAGTATACGTAATACTATTCTTATTTAAATAGTCACTGTCATCAGAGttgtataatctattttaagTGTCATTTTCTTATTTGTCCAATTGGACatatttaaatctatttaaGAAGTAAGAGGATATTTATGGAGATTAGATGCTTTCATAAAGGTAGTTGAAGGACCCAATTTAGATTTTATTAGCTTAGGAGGGCTCCTCATATTGGTCTTTAATTCTCTCATCAAAGCGATAAGGTATATACCACGCGTTTTAAATAAGCGTGGGGGCCCGAGACCACTTCCTTTCCGTTACAAGGCCAGGGCGGCGCACGCCGTTATTTCCATAATtgccataattttttttttcttccgttATGTGGTCAGTAACTCACCCGTTACTTTAACGGTTACACTTGAGATCCCGAACCGTTCCTTTGACACTCTATATAAACCAAACGACTACTTCATGGTTTAACCCAAATAAGGAAACGCGCACATATTTCTTGGTCTGTCTTAAATCTCTGTCTCCAATTTCCACCATGAAAACACAGGTTGATACCTTGTGGGTTTTGGCTCTCGCTTCCAAATGCAAAGCTTTCTCTTCCCCAAAcaccctttttcttttcgtttttatCTGCATGGCTTGGCTGGCCTTGGCTTTGTGCTACTGGGCTTACCCCGGAGGTCCTGCATGGGGAAAATATTGGTGGAAAATATCAAATAAGACCAAAGCGAAGAAAATACCAGGGCCACGAGGGTTCCCGGTGCTGGGAAGCGTGAACCTTATGGCTAACCTGGCTCACCACAAGCTCGCTGCAGCTGCCGAGTTGCTTGGAGCTAAGCGGCTCATGGCTTATAGTCTTGGGGAAACCCGCTTCATCATAACATGCAACCCCGATGTAGCTAAAGAGATCCTCAACAGCTCAGTCTTCGCCGATCGTCCGGTGAAAGAGTCTGCGTACAGGCTAATGTTCAACAGAGCTATTGGCTTCGCTCCTTACGGAGTTTACTGGCGAACACTGAGGAGAATCGCTGCCACTCATCTCTTCTGCCCCAAACAAATCAACGCTTCAGAGTCTCAGAGGTTCGAAATCGCAGCTCAAATGGTATCCAAGATTGCATGTCGTCCCGGCCGAGAGTTCTCTGTCCGCCAGATACTGAAGCGAGCTTCGCTTAACAACATGATGTGCTCGGTGTTCGGACGAAACTATCAGCTCGAGCCATCGAACAGCGAAAGCAACGTACTGGGTCAGCTTGTGCAAGAAGGTTACGAGCTGCTGGGGAAGCTCAACATGTCGGACCACCTTCCTTGGCTTGCAGGGCTCGACCTTCAGAAAATCAGGTTCAGATGCTCTAGACTGACTCCTAAAGTGAACCAGTTTGTGAACCGGATTATCCAAGAGCATAGAGCCCAAACTGGCCAAAGAAACCATGCTTTTGTGGatgttcttctctctcttcaagGGCCTGATAAATTATCGGACCAGGATATGGTCGCCGTGCTTTGGGTAAGCAAAAGACTGGCctattacaaaaacaaacatgcgTATACAATTCTATCTGCATATTTTCTGTTCCctacctataaaataatatgtatgtttgctgaggaaaaagaaaggcaTGCATGtaagatatgatatgaaaagaaaCGTTCATATGTTATAGAAGCTAAAACAGTGTGGCTTCTATATGGAGGTAAAGCTTCACTCACTTAAAGACACACACatattctttcaaaaaaaaaaaaaagacacacaCATATGGTACTTGTTATTGAATAGTGCTAATAATCAGTTGCTTAATGgtgttttcttaattaatacAGGAGATGATATTCAGAGGAACTGATACTGTGGCGGTTTTGATAGAGTGGATACTAGCGAGAATGGTACTCCACCCTCACATCCAATTAAAAGTGCATGAAGAGCTCGATAGGGTCGTCGGAAGATCGCGGCCGTTGAACGAATCAGACATCCAATCAATGGTTTACCTGCCGGCGGTCGTGAAGGAAGTTCTGAGGCTCCACCCACCAGGCCCACTTCTATCGTGGGCCCGGCTCTCGGTCACGGATACTATAGTCGATGGATATGACGTGCCTGCAGGGACCACAGCCATGGTAAATATGTGGGCAATAACAAGAGACCCACAGCTGTGGACGGACCCACTAGAGTTTATGCCAGAGAGGTTCGTGTGCACTGATGCTACTGACGTGGAGTTCTCTGTGCTGGGGTCCGACCTCAGGCTTGCACCATTCGGATCGGGTCGTAGGACATGCCCCGGAAAGGCATTGGGTTTGACAACGGTGACCTTTTGGGTGGCAACTTTGTTGAATGAATTTGAGTGGGTGCAATCGGATCACAACCCGGTGGATCTCAGCGAGGTGTTAAAGCTGTCGTGTGAAATGGCAAACCCTCTTACTGTGAAAGTGGAACCAAGGCGCAGATTATAAGAAATCAAAACGCCACAATTCACAGAATTACTTCTATATTGtatacaaaacatatatatatatatatatatatataaatatatatgcagctggtcgtttaaaaaaatatcttaa from Juglans regia cultivar Chandler chromosome 2, Walnut 2.0, whole genome shotgun sequence carries:
- the LOC108986127 gene encoding cytochrome P450 78A3-like; translated protein: MKTQVDTLWVLALASKCKAFSSPNTLFLFVFICMAWLALALCYWAYPGGPAWGKYWWKISNKTKAKKIPGPRGFPVLGSVNLMANLAHHKLAAAAELLGAKRLMAYSLGETRFIITCNPDVAKEILNSSVFADRPVKESAYRLMFNRAIGFAPYGVYWRTLRRIAATHLFCPKQINASESQRFEIAAQMVSKIACRPGREFSVRQILKRASLNNMMCSVFGRNYQLEPSNSESNVLGQLVQEGYELLGKLNMSDHLPWLAGLDLQKIRFRCSRLTPKVNQFVNRIIQEHRAQTGQRNHAFVDVLLSLQGPDKLSDQDMVAVLWEMIFRGTDTVAVLIEWILARMVLHPHIQLKVHEELDRVVGRSRPLNESDIQSMVYLPAVVKEVLRLHPPGPLLSWARLSVTDTIVDGYDVPAGTTAMVNMWAITRDPQLWTDPLEFMPERFVCTDATDVEFSVLGSDLRLAPFGSGRRTCPGKALGLTTVTFWVATLLNEFEWVQSDHNPVDLSEVLKLSCEMANPLTVKVEPRRRL